From the Acidilutibacter cellobiosedens genome, one window contains:
- the kamD gene encoding lysine 5,6-aminomutase subunit alpha: MISKLNLNPEIIDSARNSARNIAEDVQSFIDVHTTVSTERTVARLMGIDGIDEIEKPLPNVIVDNIGEGGGLRRGAAYWIGNAMLNTGDNPQTIAERISKGELDITRIPMASEEKIRDTVFLVARETVERIRKNRKQRERYLKELGEGTQPYIYVIVATGNIYEDIIQAKAAAKQGADIIAVIRTTGQSLLDYVPYGPTTEGFGGTYATQANFKLMRKALDEVGEEIGRYIRLCNYCSGLCMPEIAAMGAIERLDVMLNDALYGILFRDINMQRTLVDQFFSRVINGFSGVIINTGEDNYLTTDDAVEAAHTVLASQLINEQFALKAGLPEEQMGLGHAFEMDPYLKDGFLLELAQAQMAREIFPDAPLKYMPPTKYMTGNIFRGHVQDAMFNMISIMTHQGIQLLGMMTEAIHTPHLHDRFLAIENAKYIFNNAKDLGDEITFKENGIIMSRAQEVLAKAEKLLKQIEKEGLYSTIEQGKFGGVKRSRTGGKGLEGVTTKDSGYFNPFISLMLGGDRK; the protein is encoded by the coding sequence GTGATAAGTAAACTAAACCTTAATCCTGAAATCATTGATAGTGCAAGAAATTCCGCAAGGAATATTGCCGAAGATGTCCAGAGCTTTATAGATGTTCATACCACCGTATCTACAGAAAGAACTGTAGCAAGGCTTATGGGAATAGACGGGATTGACGAAATTGAAAAACCACTTCCCAATGTAATAGTGGATAATATTGGAGAAGGAGGAGGGTTGAGAAGAGGTGCGGCTTATTGGATAGGTAATGCTATGCTGAATACCGGTGATAATCCCCAGACTATTGCGGAAAGGATTTCAAAAGGAGAATTGGATATTACCAGAATTCCTATGGCATCTGAAGAGAAAATCAGAGATACCGTATTTTTGGTAGCACGAGAAACAGTTGAAAGGATAAGAAAAAATCGGAAACAAAGAGAAAGATATTTAAAGGAATTGGGAGAAGGAACTCAGCCTTATATATATGTAATAGTTGCTACGGGAAATATATATGAGGATATTATACAAGCTAAGGCAGCGGCAAAACAGGGGGCAGACATTATAGCAGTCATCAGAACTACGGGACAAAGCCTTCTTGATTATGTGCCTTATGGGCCTACAACAGAAGGATTTGGCGGGACATATGCTACTCAGGCAAATTTTAAGCTTATGAGAAAAGCCTTAGATGAAGTAGGAGAAGAAATAGGAAGATACATAAGGCTTTGTAATTACTGTTCCGGACTTTGTATGCCGGAAATTGCAGCCATGGGGGCTATTGAGAGGCTTGATGTGATGCTCAATGATGCTCTGTATGGAATACTTTTTAGAGATATAAATATGCAGAGAACTTTGGTAGATCAGTTCTTCTCGAGAGTAATCAACGGATTTTCGGGAGTAATCATAAATACCGGGGAAGATAATTATCTTACGACAGACGACGCCGTAGAAGCGGCTCATACCGTATTGGCATCTCAGCTTATAAATGAACAGTTTGCACTGAAAGCCGGCCTTCCAGAAGAACAAATGGGGCTTGGTCATGCTTTTGAAATGGATCCTTATTTAAAAGACGGCTTTCTCTTGGAATTGGCTCAAGCTCAAATGGCACGGGAGATATTTCCCGATGCGCCTTTAAAATATATGCCTCCTACGAAATATATGACGGGAAATATATTCAGAGGACATGTTCAGGATGCAATGTTTAATATGATTTCCATAATGACTCATCAGGGTATCCAGCTCTTGGGAATGATGACGGAAGCCATTCATACTCCCCATCTTCACGACAGATTTTTGGCAATAGAAAATGCTAAATATATATTTAATAATGCCAAGGATCTGGGAGACGAAATAACCTTCAAAGAAAACGGTATAATAATGAGCAGAGCGCAAGAGGTATTGGCAAAGGCAGAGAAACTTTTAAAACAAATAGAAAAAGAGGGGCTTTACTCCACAATAGAACAGGGGAAATTCGGCGGAGTCAAGAGATCAAGAACGGGCGGTAAAGGCCTTGAAGGCGTGACAACAAAAGATTCGGGGTATTTCAATCCCTTTATCTCTTTAATGCTTGGAGGTGACAGGAAATGA
- the kamE gene encoding lysine 5,6-aminomutase subunit beta has product MTGVAKVDLTKVRPYGDTMDDGMIQLGFTLPVPDGDEAVEAAKQLVKKMGVNEPNVVHHADLGVGYTYFVVYGKCQHTVDYSKIEVPKIDVEVMSKEQVERYIKDNIKRKIVIVGACTGTDAHTVGIDAIMNMKGYNHHFGLERYEGIEAINMGSQVPNEDLIAKAIETNADAILVSQVVTQKDVHIPNLTQLVELLEAEGIRDKVILVCGGPRISHELAKELGYDAGFGSGSYAEDVASFVVTEIVNRKLVEA; this is encoded by the coding sequence ATGACGGGAGTTGCGAAAGTTGATTTGACAAAAGTAAGACCCTATGGAGATACGATGGATGACGGCATGATCCAATTAGGGTTTACATTACCTGTTCCCGACGGAGATGAAGCCGTGGAGGCGGCAAAGCAGTTGGTAAAAAAGATGGGCGTTAATGAACCCAATGTAGTTCATCATGCGGATTTGGGCGTAGGATATACCTATTTTGTAGTATACGGCAAGTGCCAGCATACGGTAGATTATTCAAAGATAGAAGTTCCCAAAATAGATGTGGAAGTGATGTCAAAAGAACAAGTGGAACGATATATTAAGGACAATATAAAGAGGAAAATCGTTATAGTAGGGGCATGTACGGGAACAGATGCTCATACCGTAGGAATAGATGCGATAATGAATATGAAGGGATACAATCATCATTTTGGACTGGAAAGATATGAGGGGATAGAAGCAATAAACATGGGCAGCCAGGTTCCCAACGAAGATCTCATAGCAAAGGCCATAGAAACAAATGCCGATGCCATACTTGTTTCTCAGGTGGTAACTCAAAAAGACGTTCACATTCCAAATTTAACTCAGCTCGTAGAGCTTCTTGAAGCCGAGGGAATAAGAGATAAGGTAATATTAGTATGCGGAGGCCCGAGGATTTCTCACGAACTTGCAAAGGAATTAGGTTATGACGCAGGCTTTGGCTCCGGCAGCTATGCGGAAGATGTAGCCAGCTTTGTAGTCACGGAAATAGTAAACAGAAAGTTGGTAGAAGCTTAA
- a CDS encoding chitobiase/beta-hexosaminidase C-terminal domain-containing protein has protein sequence MKTVKERVIAFIILFSMILIMVPRKTEAKGYTNNIDVGLAGMGISVEGKKISTTKEPFIYEGEIWVPLGEVGKGLEMRVTFSSNHRTVYLNSNGKLNTSENSKELSSFIKGYEIENKEKRVKNIDKELESIENDKKYISEDEFPVIKTEKNISVYFGDVSVILDGRNLKFDKEPLIYNDDVYVPIISIAGFLYITPSYNPEANTLEIDSNGVLINKKIYSSLDKLSVFRNSRDIALDMKLVEMEERKWVAEGLGIPYKNISTVETLQSYLNNYMYKLGNISPTIKVEKTMGKWLYVAVSFPQNQNSNWNKLQRRDVENWIWDLYSIINNLYRESPYVYGVIRNPYYDEYSSSVYKNYVMFETTEDNIDFDFSKSNLKKDYRVDISYLVDALIRNLEKYKKIEFSYDGNMNGNEVNLEITPNSDDMYSWKVSDKIAYLKRLNSEISKVKSGLIVNGKIIFSDEDKEPIRFSIEDGKIISEDLLRETEEYLNSNYGSFDYKDYSYNLNYSIYQEDSENLRLVAEGDFSLQDKGWKSYEEKLSGRMKIEVENAISYTMSLWARNIFTEVYDNEMNPIDQIDIYNKTVGPVYANPSEGEIEKGTKVYLYTDTSDARIFYTLDGSEPNTGSSLYTAPIEVTRDLEIRAFGWRDGYGSGPISSFEYKIEKEE, from the coding sequence TTGAAAACCGTTAAAGAAAGAGTTATTGCATTTATAATATTATTTAGTATGATCCTTATAATGGTTCCTCGGAAAACGGAAGCAAAAGGATATACGAATAATATTGATGTAGGATTGGCAGGAATGGGGATATCGGTGGAAGGTAAAAAAATATCAACTACCAAAGAACCCTTTATATATGAAGGAGAAATATGGGTACCCTTAGGAGAAGTTGGGAAAGGGTTGGAAATGAGGGTGACTTTCAGTTCTAATCATCGAACCGTATACCTGAATTCAAATGGAAAATTAAATACATCTGAAAATTCAAAAGAACTTTCATCCTTTATAAAGGGATATGAAATAGAAAATAAAGAGAAAAGGGTCAAGAATATAGATAAGGAATTGGAAAGCATTGAAAATGATAAGAAATATATATCGGAAGATGAATTTCCCGTAATTAAAACGGAAAAAAATATTTCCGTTTATTTTGGGGATGTGTCTGTAATATTGGACGGAAGAAATCTGAAATTTGACAAAGAACCTTTAATATATAATGATGATGTTTATGTGCCGATAATTTCTATTGCCGGTTTTCTTTACATAACTCCAAGCTATAACCCTGAAGCAAATACTTTGGAAATAGATTCAAACGGAGTACTTATAAATAAAAAAATATATTCCTCATTGGATAAGCTTTCTGTATTCAGAAACAGCAGAGACATTGCCCTTGATATGAAACTTGTGGAAATGGAAGAAAGAAAGTGGGTAGCAGAAGGGCTGGGTATTCCCTACAAGAATATATCAACCGTGGAAACACTTCAGAGTTATTTAAATAACTATATGTATAAATTAGGTAATATATCTCCTACAATTAAAGTGGAGAAAACAATGGGAAAATGGCTTTATGTGGCAGTATCCTTTCCTCAAAATCAAAATTCCAATTGGAACAAACTTCAGAGAAGAGATGTGGAGAATTGGATTTGGGATTTGTATTCAATTATAAATAATCTTTACCGGGAAAGTCCTTATGTGTACGGAGTTATAAGAAACCCCTATTATGATGAGTATTCTTCTTCCGTCTACAAAAATTACGTTATGTTTGAAACTACGGAAGACAATATAGATTTTGATTTTTCCAAGAGTAATCTGAAAAAGGATTACAGAGTGGATATATCTTATTTGGTAGATGCATTGATAAGAAACCTTGAAAAATATAAGAAAATTGAATTTTCCTATGATGGGAATATGAATGGGAATGAAGTGAATTTGGAAATTACTCCTAATTCCGATGATATGTACTCTTGGAAGGTATCCGATAAGATTGCTTATCTGAAAAGGCTTAATTCCGAAATATCAAAAGTGAAATCCGGATTGATCGTCAACGGGAAAATAATATTTTCCGATGAAGATAAAGAGCCTATAAGGTTTTCTATAGAAGACGGGAAAATAATATCGGAAGACTTATTGAGAGAAACAGAAGAATATTTAAACAGTAATTACGGAAGTTTTGACTATAAAGATTATTCATATAATCTAAACTACAGTATTTATCAGGAGGATTCCGAAAACTTGAGACTTGTGGCAGAAGGAGATTTTTCCCTTCAGGATAAAGGATGGAAGAGCTATGAAGAGAAACTATCGGGAAGGATGAAAATCGAAGTAGAGAATGCCATCAGCTATACTATGTCCTTATGGGCAAGAAATATATTTACAGAAGTATATGACAATGAAATGAACCCTATAGATCAAATTGATATATACAACAAAACCGTAGGACCCGTATATGCTAATCCCTCTGAAGGAGAAATAGAAAAGGGCACGAAGGTATACCTTTATACGGACACATCGGATGCACGTATATTCTATACATTAGATGGCAGCGAACCAAACACGGGCAGCTCTCTATACACAGCCCCTATAGAAGTAACACGGGATCTGGAAATAAGAGCATTTGGTTGGAGAGACGGGTATGGTTCAGGCCCCATATCTTCCTTTGAATATAAAATTGAAAAAGAAGAATAG
- a CDS encoding IPT/TIG domain-containing protein, with protein MRRKKIKAVITYIILWCMLFNGVIFDTPKSYGAGEKKLTLTNVYEGFSRTEKRIEIEDPAMTDFQNKKVQIRIDEGWKSPKNTLIVGQTIIQAELEPIWDITDVMVQGTEGDPPQNKDKEIKYSGIHESGIPEILNVDKPIVKTNEAIVLNGKDNIKQLTGEDYKITVGGIEAEAKSVVGTNQVKLEPASGQQFPRGIRNIVVSKSETAGEGSNAYVLETSFIYKNAVRIVGELGIDGISMFPTMGEPNSRVTFSRKNFPNIDGYDIYFIKDLNDQKSFNQNNMMKNISITQSQDESKDSTITANVPQVNSGPYYVVFTNKDSLKNGIESMYVLPQKFQVVTISQKPTIDSIQPNRAPSMTPTTVQIEGNYFVNHNIPGFTPDNLNNDYPIIADVDEGDKQVVIDYGSGKLEIPDESGTIKEYNVSVKRTVEVDIGRVLGFESGGFKAELGNSSDPNTFKIRTETFTLDQTQVEDAIVRVQTNITGGFNAAMEQEVTVKDGFTYYPPSETPKVSEVVPNIIPIEEDSGGFYLDNTMERLLLSVEGSNFLVTRYTDPADGTEKINYPKVTIGGVIINPNDNRLASEYKPYKFEVLNNGKLVDGTLGNEIGNRILIELKAGSEGFKVENKDSRNVNIRNPIRQSSQHGVTDWIFEDKVKFELIDKNNFPVIESVTPSLVSIDGGENVVVKGSNFRPGAKVYIENKLVPGVTISGDTKTITFKAPKGSRAGETLLQIVNPEGGLASYAFTYTQTYTEPKLSYINPSSGTENTLVTVKGENFLAPDPTVAINNIDEVDEGLIYRLIGTRILMDNQDINQYNRGEQNRIKLTPFNGGNIFKYNDVENKIVLGEGYDSVILYNESTSKFFALRKDVKNDFSIEGGEGILYKITYNKNTGEFKANDYVITQEDGKISFNGLELQAYTPYLIRDGKIVGNNVRFIDSNTLTFKVPNLSNSPWTGEGYYNVTVVNPDTKKQTINKGFYYFAASATKPVIADVVPDTGPDSGGNIITLIGPSKDPSDPNDKNIGFSDIGSDKTKIFIGGQRVPAEDITISPDGREMKLKVPPTIENIKEKGTDRITVPIVAVNPDGGTFSISYENPLIVNDNGVEKIIRGYTYVVPTSHPKISEVVPKEGSTAGGYIVEIFGSDFRNFKIVKDEDGKEERISASTDKEKSRYNDSYERLTDPLYPKVYFGSKEADLVEFSSGYLQVVVPPNNSGSTDLYVVNNDAGISDKAQFNYLTSAISVSAIVPNVGIKNGGQKIDIHGSGFEVGKVSLVEKDNPDKITEKQLPLVVFGTRTNENIPRESENSGVIRSSRATVKLDGGLEVKYDAVNSTLDMKIEENKKVYSFTYNNYNGEKIFVNTNNFKTDEGVYYPHEELIKAEVKDNRLLAEGGYAPDGEYRNKTQISVTTPCYYTVGQVPVFVVNPDGAKGGGTFEYKNPNSVPAITNVTRDSRNPVEEYREEIGGNAKILKVNYNGGSVISVYGTDFREGAVIKVSNLLTIGEGNIDYSLPTKLSFVIPAVPETEVGKLYRVVVENKDGGVASSDTLNPPIFIEFTKGETNPAVNTITPDKGPATGGTKVEITGDDFRKTMEGYEGESIKVYFGEKEVDEGNIKFIDYQHLEVTAPSSEKLGNVSVRVENPDGSLTSGDTSFTYISKPTISTVSPNKIFTNDTDTEVTITGNMFQPGAKVIVGGKIVDKDDLTKEMEVTGEGIIGVDSTGKNREVYVVGGIPAASVAVEGDKVLKVKFQEAADLENTHLIIVNPDGGVSDPYDRFTYEKPIPLKPFVLEGIPGYESTVKLIWSKSDEDILNKATRYEIYGKEDGDAEYALVGDTTEAEFLVKGLKVNTSYTFMVRALNQYGGAIDFATVKVKTLTLHEDEKLKEKEEQLEKEKKELEEKGKEEISNGSLLRIVGSDEIRGGVGSIDLSLSKYKNLNKFTIAVPLSLARNDSQITIKDGTLNLMINPKAMYTLEVSKKDKGDEDSYVRINIVRANESHVPRNKKAASKSYDISFDFQYGKDILKINTLMKSGKINMNLNAAGYSNARNVYMAVLDKNTGQYVKNTESGSIKEEGKYILLCDR; from the coding sequence ATGAGAAGGAAGAAGATTAAGGCTGTAATTACATATATTATACTATGGTGCATGCTCTTTAACGGAGTTATATTTGATACTCCAAAATCTTACGGAGCAGGTGAAAAAAAGTTAACATTGACAAATGTTTATGAAGGATTCAGCCGAACTGAAAAGAGAATAGAAATAGAAGATCCGGCTATGACAGATTTTCAGAACAAAAAAGTTCAGATAAGAATTGATGAGGGCTGGAAATCTCCAAAGAATACTCTCATAGTAGGTCAGACTATCATTCAGGCGGAACTTGAACCTATATGGGATATTACAGACGTAATGGTTCAGGGTACAGAAGGCGATCCGCCTCAAAATAAAGATAAAGAAATCAAATACAGCGGTATACATGAATCAGGTATTCCCGAAATCTTAAATGTGGACAAACCCATAGTTAAGACAAACGAGGCCATAGTACTTAACGGAAAAGATAACATCAAACAATTGACAGGCGAAGACTATAAAATAACAGTAGGAGGAATAGAAGCCGAAGCAAAATCTGTCGTCGGGACCAATCAGGTTAAGTTGGAACCTGCTTCGGGGCAGCAGTTTCCCAGAGGAATAAGAAATATTGTAGTTTCAAAATCCGAAACAGCAGGAGAAGGAAGCAATGCGTATGTCTTGGAAACATCGTTTATATACAAAAATGCTGTAAGAATAGTAGGAGAACTGGGAATAGACGGCATATCCATGTTTCCGACCATGGGGGAACCGAACTCAAGGGTCACCTTTTCAAGAAAAAATTTCCCCAACATTGACGGATATGATATATATTTTATCAAGGATTTAAACGACCAAAAAAGTTTTAATCAAAACAATATGATGAAGAATATAAGCATTACTCAATCTCAGGATGAAAGCAAGGATTCTACCATAACGGCCAATGTACCTCAGGTAAATTCAGGTCCTTATTACGTAGTATTTACAAACAAGGATTCCTTGAAAAACGGCATAGAGAGTATGTATGTTCTGCCCCAAAAATTTCAGGTAGTCACCATATCTCAGAAACCGACAATAGACAGTATACAGCCGAACAGAGCGCCTTCCATGACACCTACTACGGTTCAGATAGAAGGAAATTATTTCGTGAACCACAATATTCCCGGATTTACTCCGGATAATCTGAATAATGACTACCCGATTATTGCCGATGTAGACGAGGGAGACAAACAGGTGGTTATCGATTATGGTTCGGGTAAACTGGAAATACCCGACGAGTCGGGAACGATAAAGGAATATAACGTATCGGTGAAAAGAACGGTTGAAGTTGACATAGGAAGGGTACTGGGTTTTGAATCGGGAGGATTTAAAGCCGAGCTTGGAAACTCCTCGGACCCCAATACTTTTAAAATAAGAACGGAGACATTTACCCTTGATCAAACTCAGGTTGAAGATGCAATCGTAAGAGTACAGACCAATATAACGGGTGGATTTAATGCTGCAATGGAACAGGAAGTTACGGTCAAAGACGGATTTACATACTATCCTCCTTCGGAGACGCCAAAAGTCAGCGAAGTAGTGCCTAACATTATTCCTATTGAAGAAGACAGCGGAGGATTTTATCTGGACAATACAATGGAAAGACTCCTTTTATCCGTTGAAGGAAGTAATTTTCTTGTTACGAGATACACTGACCCGGCAGACGGCACAGAAAAAATCAATTATCCCAAAGTTACAATCGGAGGGGTAATCATAAATCCCAATGATAACAGATTAGCAAGCGAATACAAACCATATAAATTTGAAGTGCTGAATAACGGGAAATTGGTTGACGGAACATTGGGAAATGAAATAGGAAACAGAATACTTATAGAACTTAAAGCAGGGTCTGAAGGCTTTAAGGTGGAAAACAAAGACAGCAGAAACGTAAATATAAGAAATCCCATCAGGCAGAGCAGCCAGCATGGAGTTACAGATTGGATATTTGAAGATAAAGTTAAATTTGAACTCATAGACAAAAATAATTTTCCTGTTATAGAAAGTGTTACCCCCAGCCTTGTTTCCATAGACGGAGGAGAAAATGTAGTTGTCAAAGGTTCAAATTTCAGGCCCGGTGCAAAAGTGTATATTGAAAACAAACTGGTTCCGGGAGTAACCATTTCGGGAGATACAAAGACGATTACGTTCAAGGCGCCGAAAGGTTCAAGAGCTGGAGAAACCTTACTTCAGATAGTAAATCCCGAAGGAGGATTGGCAAGCTACGCCTTTACCTATACTCAGACATATACTGAACCGAAGCTTTCCTATATAAATCCTTCTTCCGGCACGGAGAATACATTGGTTACGGTTAAAGGAGAAAACTTTTTAGCTCCGGACCCCACTGTAGCAATCAATAATATAGACGAAGTGGATGAAGGATTGATATACAGGCTTATCGGGACAAGAATACTTATGGACAATCAAGATATAAACCAGTATAACAGAGGAGAGCAGAACAGAATAAAACTTACACCATTCAACGGAGGAAATATATTTAAATATAATGACGTTGAAAATAAGATAGTATTGGGAGAAGGATACGACAGCGTCATACTTTATAACGAAAGCACCAGTAAATTTTTTGCCCTGCGCAAAGACGTAAAGAATGATTTCTCCATAGAAGGAGGAGAGGGAATTCTTTATAAAATCACTTATAATAAAAATACAGGAGAATTCAAAGCAAATGATTATGTAATCACACAAGAAGACGGGAAAATATCCTTTAACGGTTTAGAGCTTCAGGCCTATACCCCTTATCTTATCAGAGACGGGAAAATAGTAGGAAATAATGTGAGGTTTATAGATTCGAATACCCTTACCTTTAAAGTGCCGAATCTATCAAATTCTCCTTGGACAGGAGAAGGCTATTATAATGTAACGGTAGTCAATCCGGACACAAAGAAGCAAACCATAAATAAAGGATTTTACTATTTTGCCGCATCCGCTACAAAGCCGGTTATAGCCGATGTAGTACCTGATACCGGACCTGATTCCGGAGGAAACATCATAACTTTGATTGGTCCGTCGAAAGATCCTTCCGATCCTAATGATAAAAATATAGGTTTTTCGGATATAGGCTCGGATAAGACAAAGATATTTATAGGGGGGCAGAGAGTGCCTGCCGAAGATATAACCATTTCTCCCGACGGAAGAGAGATGAAATTAAAAGTTCCCCCTACGATTGAAAACATAAAGGAAAAGGGAACGGACAGGATTACGGTGCCTATAGTAGCGGTTAACCCTGACGGGGGAACATTCAGCATATCATATGAAAACCCTCTGATAGTAAATGATAACGGAGTAGAAAAGATCATCAGAGGATATACTTACGTCGTTCCCACCAGCCATCCTAAGATATCGGAAGTAGTTCCCAAGGAAGGTTCAACGGCGGGAGGATATATAGTAGAAATATTCGGTTCCGATTTCAGGAACTTTAAGATAGTAAAAGATGAAGACGGAAAAGAAGAAAGAATCTCTGCCTCAACGGATAAGGAAAAATCCAGGTACAATGATTCCTACGAAAGATTGACGGATCCTTTGTATCCAAAGGTATACTTCGGTTCAAAGGAAGCAGACTTAGTTGAGTTCAGCTCAGGTTATCTGCAGGTAGTGGTTCCTCCGAATAATTCGGGCTCCACGGATTTATATGTAGTCAACAACGATGCCGGAATTTCAGATAAAGCCCAATTCAATTACCTGACATCTGCGATATCCGTTTCCGCCATAGTTCCCAATGTGGGGATAAAAAACGGAGGACAGAAAATAGATATTCACGGTTCGGGATTTGAAGTAGGAAAGGTGTCCTTAGTTGAAAAGGACAATCCGGATAAAATAACAGAAAAACAACTGCCCTTAGTTGTATTCGGAACCAGAACAAATGAGAATATTCCGAGAGAAAGCGAAAACAGCGGAGTTATTCGTTCATCACGGGCAACGGTAAAATTGGACGGCGGATTGGAAGTTAAATATGATGCCGTAAACAGTACTCTTGATATGAAAATAGAAGAGAACAAAAAAGTTTATTCCTTTACCTACAACAACTATAACGGAGAAAAGATATTTGTAAACACCAACAACTTTAAAACCGATGAGGGAGTTTATTACCCCCATGAAGAACTTATAAAAGCAGAAGTAAAGGATAACAGACTATTGGCAGAAGGGGGTTATGCTCCTGACGGAGAATACAGAAACAAAACTCAGATATCGGTTACTACACCTTGCTACTATACAGTAGGTCAGGTTCCAGTATTTGTCGTAAATCCTGACGGAGCCAAAGGCGGCGGAACTTTTGAATACAAAAATCCCAACAGTGTTCCTGCAATTACTAATGTCACAAGAGACAGCAGGAACCCTGTGGAAGAATACAGAGAAGAAATAGGCGGAAACGCGAAGATATTGAAAGTGAATTATAACGGGGGAAGTGTAATCAGCGTTTACGGTACTGACTTCAGAGAAGGGGCAGTTATTAAAGTATCCAATCTTCTTACCATAGGAGAAGGAAATATAGATTATTCTCTTCCCACTAAATTGTCTTTTGTCATCCCGGCTGTACCTGAAACGGAAGTAGGGAAGCTTTACAGGGTAGTGGTGGAGAACAAAGACGGCGGAGTTGCTTCTTCAGACACCTTAAATCCTCCTATATTCATAGAATTTACTAAAGGTGAGACAAACCCCGCAGTAAACACGATCACACCGGATAAAGGGCCGGCGACGGGAGGTACGAAAGTAGAAATTACGGGAGACGACTTCCGAAAGACCATGGAAGGATACGAAGGAGAAAGCATCAAAGTATATTTCGGAGAAAAAGAAGTAGATGAAGGCAATATAAAATTTATAGATTATCAGCACCTTGAAGTTACGGCACCGTCAAGTGAAAAACTGGGCAATGTCTCTGTAAGAGTTGAAAATCCTGACGGATCGTTGACTTCGGGAGATACTTCCTTTACTTATATAAGCAAGCCCACTATATCAACAGTCAGTCCAAATAAAATATTTACCAACGATACCGATACGGAAGTCACCATTACGGGGAATATGTTTCAACCGGGAGCAAAGGTAATCGTAGGAGGAAAGATTGTAGATAAAGATGATTTGACAAAAGAAATGGAAGTTACGGGAGAGGGAATCATAGGAGTGGATTCCACAGGTAAAAACAGGGAAGTATATGTAGTAGGCGGAATACCCGCAGCTTCCGTTGCCGTTGAAGGGGACAAGGTATTGAAGGTGAAATTCCAAGAAGCTGCCGATTTGGAGAATACTCACCTGATAATAGTAAACCCGGACGGCGGAGTTTCGGACCCTTACGACAGGTTTACTTATGAAAAGCCTATACCATTAAAACCCTTTGTACTGGAAGGCATACCCGGATACGAGTCCACAGTCAAACTTATATGGTCGAAGTCCGACGAAGATATTTTAAACAAAGCCACTCGATACGAAATATATGGAAAAGAAGACGGAGATGCGGAATATGCTTTAGTGGGAGATACGACGGAAGCGGAATTCTTAGTCAAGGGATTAAAAGTAAATACATCATATACCTTCATGGTAAGGGCTTTGAACCAATATGGAGGGGCAATAGATTTTGCAACGGTTAAAGTGAAAACTTTAACTTTACATGAGGATGAAAAACTTAAAGAAAAAGAAGAACAGCTTGAAAAAGAAAAAAAGGAACTTGAAGAGAAAGGCAAAGAAGAAATTTCAAACGGCAGCCTCCTAAGGATTGTGGGTTCGGATGAAATAAGAGGAGGAGTAGGTTCGATAGATCTCTCCTTATCTAAATACAAAAATTTAAATAAATTTACTATAGCGGTACCTTTATCACTGGCAAGGAACGATTCCCAAATTACCATTAAAGACGGCACATTAAACCTTATGATTAATCCAAAGGCAATGTATACCCTTGAAGTGAGCAAGAAAGATAAGGGAGACGAGGACTCCTATGTAAGGATAAATATTGTAAGGGCAAATGAATCCCATGTTCCGAGGAATAAAAAAGCCGCATCCAAATCCTACGATATATCCTTTGATTTTCAGTATGGCAAGGATATCTTAAAGATAAATACATTGATGAAAAGCGGAAAGATAAATATGAATCTTAATGCTGCCGGCTATTCAAATGCGAGAAATGTGTACATGGCAGTACTGGACAAAAATACAGGACAGTATGTAAAAAATACGGAAAGCGGGAGTATAAAGGAAGAAGGAAAATATATTCTCCTGTGCGACAGATAA